One genomic segment of Epinephelus fuscoguttatus linkage group LG19, E.fuscoguttatus.final_Chr_v1 includes these proteins:
- the ccndx gene encoding cyclin Dx, producing MTVKYNLYSPLAVQMDRDMSVSLWCEEVEDEQSQVQSQTEAPAQGCTMGSSQLRAAWDPTVSGHRVIQRLLHVEERYMPSMLYITLIQRDPERREELAKWALEVCCECGCDEAVFPLSVSLMDRFLSASLSVPVSPYCLAAGCILIASKLTECDNITADTLCAAAEYSFQPSNLREMERVILATLRWDTAAVTPQDFLPHFLASVEERRDGDRGDSEEGLLPTLRRHSDTLAAMCACDSRFLGAPPSLVAAASLNCALRGLSNKGPAQLAVMSEALAELCQADTVVLQCYSDMIEYALRQRLRSGLQQGPTEKDEEVEHERPGTPTDMREIDF from the exons ATGACTGTCAAATACAATCTGTATTCTCCACTG GCTGTGCAGATGGACAGAGacatgtctgtgtctctgtggtgtgaggaggtggaggacgAACAGAGTCAGGTCCAGAGCCAGACTGAGGCACCAGCCCAGGGCTGCACTATGGGCTCGTCTCAGCTGCGGGCCGCCTGGGACCCCACTGTGTCTGGACATCGTGTGATCCAGAGGCTGCTTCATGTGGAGGAGAGGTACATGCCCTCCATGCTCTACATCACCCTCATCCAGCGGGATCCAGAGCGCAGGGAGGAGCTCGCCAAATGGGCCCTGGAG GTGTGCTGTGAGTGTGGCTGTGATGAGGCAGTGttccccctgtctgtctctctgatggACAGGTTCCTGTCTGCCTCTTTGTCTGTGCCTGTCTCACCATACTGCctggctgccggctgcatcctcATCGCCTCCAAACTCACAGAGTGCGACAACATCACCGCTGATACTCTGTGTGCTGCGGCTGAATACAGCTTCCAGCCTTCGAACCTGCGG GAGATGGAGCGTGTCATCCTCGCCACCCTCCGGTGGgacacagcagcagtgactcCGCAGGACTTCCTCCCACATTTTCTTGCTTCcgtggaggagagaagagacggAGACAGGGGTGACTCTGAGGAGGGGCTGCTCCCCACCCTCAGGCGGCACAGCGACACGCTGGCCGCCATGTGTGCGTGTGACTCCCGCTTCCTGGGTGCACCTCCGTCACTTGTTGCTGCGGCATCACTGAACTGTGCTCTGCGGGGCCTGAGCAACAAGGGCCCCGCTCAGCTGGCTGTGATGAGTGAGGCACTGGCGGAGCTCTGCCAGGCTGACACG GTTGTGCTGCAGTGCTACAGTGACATGATCGAATACGCCCTCAGACAGCGGCTCAGGAGCGGGCTGCAGCAGGGCCCCACGGAGAAGGATGAAGAGGTGGAGCATGAAAGACCCGGGACACCTACTGACATGAGAGAGATTGATTTCTGA
- the nucb1 gene encoding nucleobindin-1: MNLKPGWLLLLSISAGVWSVPIDRNGDNQEPKEEVPEENGDTGLYYDRYLREVIEVLETDPHFREKLQTANTEDIKNGRLSKELDLVSHHVRTRLDELKRQEVSRLRMLLKAKLDSTNTQSLQMDHASLLKQFEHLDPHNQNTFEAKDLELLISTATKDLENYDAERHEEFKRYEMLKEHERREYLKGLDQEKREKEEKRMQELKEKHRQHPKVNAPGSVAQLREVWEETDGLDPQEFNPKTFFKLHDTNEDGVLDEQELEALFTKELEKVYDPKNEEDDMMEMEEERLRMREHVMKNVDTNKDRLVSLEEFLKSTEKKEFSNPKEWETLEAKPVYTEEELQRFEVELRDKEEELKRKAENLRQQQELLKERGKALEAQRREYQQAVLEMSQRQKEQQAADGQPPAGPNGELQFQPEAQKVEDKEAKDPAEQQAEAPNNLPAEPPQNLPLHT, translated from the exons aTGAACTTAAAACCTGGCTGGCTGCTGCTTTTGTCCATCTCTGCTGGCGTCTGGTCAGTGCCTATTGATCGCAATGGAGACAACCAGGAACCTAAAGAGGAAGTGCCAGAGGAAAACGGG GACACTGGCCTTTACTACGACAGGTATCTCAGAGAGGTGATTGAGGTTTTGGAGACAGACCCTCACTTTAGAGAAAAACTGCAAACAGCCAACACAGAGGACATCAAG AATGGTCGTCTCAGTAAAGAGCTGGACCTGGTCAGTCACCATGTGAGGACTCGCCTGGATGAGCTGAAGCGTCAGGAGGTTTCTCGCCTCAGGATGCTGCTCAAGGCTAAACTGGACAGCACCAACACACAGA GCCTGCAGATGGACCACGCCTCCCTGCTGAAGCAGTTTGAACATCTGGATCCCCACAATCAAAACACCTTTGAGGCCAAAGACCTCGAGCTGCTAATCTCCACG GCCACCAAGGACTTGGAGAACTACGACGCTGAGAGACATGAGGAGTTCAAACGCTACGAGATGCTGAAGGAGCACGAGAGACGGGAGTACCTGAAGGGCCTGGACCaggagaagagggagaaagaggagaagagaatgCAGGAGCTTAAGGAGAAACACCGCCAGCACCCCAAAGTCAATGCTCCG GGTAGTGTTGCTCAGCTACGGGAAGTTTGGGAGGAGACAGATGGACTGGATCCTCAGGAGTTCAaccccaaaacattttttaaactacaTG ATACAAATGAAGATGGTGTTTTAGATGAGCAGGAATTGGAGGCTCTCTTCACTAAAGAG CTGGAGAAGGTCTACGACCCGAAGAACGAGGAAGACGATATGATGGAGATGGAGGAAGAAAGGCTGAGGATGAGGGAGCACGTCATGAAGAAT GTGGACACAAATAAAGATCGTCTCGTCAGCCTGGAGGAGTTCCtgaaatccacagagaagaaggAGTTCAGTAATCCCAAAGAGTGGGAG ACTCTGGAGGCCAAACCGGTGTACACAGAGGAAGAGCTGCAGCGATTTGAGGTTGAACTCCGAGATaaagaggaggagctgaagaggaAGGCAGAGAATCTGCGTCAGCAGcaggagctgctgaaggagagaGGCAAAGCCCTGGAGGCTCAGAGGAGAGAGTACCAGCAG gcAGTGTTAGAAATGTCccagagacagaaagagcagcaggcagcagacGGGCAGCCTCCTGCGGGTCCTAACGGAGAACTACAGTTTCAACCAGAGGCACAAAAAGTGGAAGATAAAG AGGCAAAAGACCCAGCTGAGCAGCAAGCCGAGGCCCCAAATAATCTGCCCGCAGAGCCTCCACagaatctgcctttacacacttaA